The genomic stretch AAAATACTGAATCCAATCTCCTAAGTTTATGTAAGTAGAATTTTCTTTTAGTTTTATTTCTAAAGGAAGGTGTCTGTGCCCAAAAACAAAATAATCGTAGTGTTTTTGTGTTAGCTTCTTTTTACAATATTGTACTAGCCATTCGTTATCTTCTCCTAAAAACTTAGCGTCTTCATCACCAGAAATCATTTTGTTTTTTACAGACATATATTGTCCTAATTTAACACCTAAATCTGGATGAAGCCATCTAAACATCCATTTAAATAAAGGAAAAGTAAATACTTTTTTCATGCGTTTATAGCCTTTATCACCTGGGCCTAAACCATCACCATGTCCTATTAAAAAAACTTTATTATTTATTTTAAACTCTTGCGGACTGTGAAATACCGGAATATTTAATTCCTTTTCAAAATAATCGTTCATCCATAAATCATGGTTTCCAACGAAAAAATAAATAGGAGTTCCAGCATCTTTAATTTCTGCAAGTTTGCCTAAGACTCTAACAAATCCTTTAGGTACAACTGTTTTGTATTCGAACCAAAAGTCGAATAAATCGCCTAATAAAAAAATAGCTTCAGCATCTTTTTTAATAGTATTTAACCAATTTACAAACCGTTGTTCTCTAGGAAAACTTGCTTCTGCAGTTGGTGCTCCTAGATGTTGATCAGAAGCAAAATATACTTTTTTGTTATTGGCTGTAGTAATAGAAATCATTGCTACAAAGTAAAGCTATTCGTTGTTAGTTTCCAACTCTAAAACTTTTTGAAGCATTTTGTCGTCTTTATGAATAATTCTATAAAAACCAACATCTCCAAAAAGTACGTTTGCAATAGATGCTTTTAAGTATTTCTTAATGCTTTGTTTTGTTCTAAAAGAAGGTTTTATTTTGTCTTTAATTTCTGATAAATAAGTATTGTATATTTTGTCGTCTGTATCAAAATCATTTATAAAAGATTCGATATTCCAAGTAGATAATTCTTTTCTATTATTATCTACATAATCAAAAGCAAAATCGTTAATTGTGTTAAAATAATATCTATTCATGTAAGAAGTTGTGTCTACAGCAACAAAAACATCAGGAATAATACCACCACCGCCATATACTATTTTTCCTTTAGGTGTTTTAAAACTTAAAGAATCTACTACTTTTATACTGTCTTTATTTAGTAATTCTCCTCTATTTATTCTTTCTTGATAGTCTTTATAATAGTTGCTATTTCCGTTACCAGAATATGGTTTTTGAATAGATCTACCGGTTGGTGTGTAATAACGAGCTGTAGTTAATCTTACTGCAGAACCATCGCCTAAATCCATTTCTATTTGCACCAAACCTTTACCAAAAGAACGTCTACCAATTATGGTTCCTTTGTCGTTGTCTTGCAAGGCACCGGCAACAATTTCTGATGCTGATGCTGAGTTTTCGTCAATTAAAACATATAAACCACCTTTTTCAAAATCTCCTTTAGATGTTGCAAAAGATTCGTCGATATCGCCTTTATTATCTTTTGTAAAAACAATTAATTTATCGTCTTCTAAAAACTCATCAACAATACTGTTCGCAATGTCTATAAAACCACCGCCATTGCCACGAAGATCTAAAACTAAATCTGTCATACCATCGTCTATTAAACTATTTAATGATGATTTAAATTCTGAATACGTGTTTCTAGCAAAACGATCTAATTTTATATAGCCAATAGAGTCGTTAATCATGTAAGATAAGTCTACACTTTTGATGTTTACTTTACCGCGAGTAACATCTACTGTAAAAATAGAATCTGTACTTTTTCTATAAATTTGAAGCTCTACTTTGGTACCAGGTTCTCCTTTTAAGTATTCTGGCACTTTGTTAGCAAAAACATTTACACCAAACTTGTTAAACATATTTTGCCCAAATAAAGTGTCTTGGTTTGCCATTAAGATTCTGTCGCCGGCTTTAATACCTGCTTTAATACTTGGACCTCCTTTTATAGGCTGAATTACGGTAATTGAGTCTGAAATCATTCTAAATTGAACACCAATACCAACAAAATTACCTTGCATGTTTTCTTTAACAGCTTGTAAGTTTTCTTTAGGAATATAAACAGAATGTGGGTCTAGTTTACCCAACATTTGTGTAATTGCACCATCTAATAAACTATCTGTAGAGACTTTGTCTACATAATCGTTTTCTATAAAATTTATAAGTTTTTTTATTTTTTGTTCTTGAGAAGAGCTTTTCGAAAAAGACATTAAACTGCTAGAGTTTCCGCCAAAAGATAATCCTATTAAAATTCCAAAAACAACAGCAACTGCAAGAAATAATGGAAGGTTTTTTTTATTCATAAGGTAAATTCATTAATTCTACGCCAGCCTTTTCTAAAAATTTTAAACCAGAAAGATCTTTGTATGCATTAGCATAAACAACTCTTTTAATACCTGCTTGATGAATTAATTTACTGCATTGCGTGCAAGGAGATAAAGTAATGTAAAGTGTTGCGCCTTTTGCAGATTGAGTAGAACTTGCAACTTTTAAAATTGCGTTTGCTTCTGCGTGTAAAACTTCCCACTTTGTGTCTCCGTTGTCATCTTCACAACAGTTGTCAAAACCCGTTGGGGTTCCGTTAAATCCGTCTGAAATAATCATTCTATCTTTTACAATTAAAGCACCTACTTGTTTGCGTTTACAATGAGAAAGTTTGCCCCATTCTAAAGCCATTCTTAAGTAAGCTTTGTCGTATTTTAATTGCTTCTTTTCTGTCATAGTTTACGAAAGTATAAAGATTAATAGAATTAAGACGTTAATTATTAGTCAAAATTTATAGTTACCAAAAAACTCTGTCTAACATCATTTGTATAGAAAAACCGATTACGATAGAAGAACAAACTAAAATCCAATCTCTTCTTGTTACCTTAAAAAAGTTTTGTAAAAGAGTACCAATTATTAAAATACCTAAAACAATTATTATTTGTGCAGCTTCTATACCAACAGCAAATTCTAATAATGGCATTAATTTATCATCTTCTTTACCAATCATCATTTTAAAATAATTAGAAAAACCTAAACCGTGAATTAAACCAAAGAATAAAGCAAATACTAAGTTGGTGTTTTCTTTACCATAAGATGATTTTTTAGCTGTAAAAACATTAATTACACCCGTAATAAAAATAGTAACTGGTATTAAAAACTCTATCAGTTTCATATCTATATTTAAAATGCCGTAAGCAGATAAAGCTAAGGTTATAGAATGACCAATGGTAAAAAGTGTAACCAACCATAAAACTTTTTTTAGTTGGTTAAAACTGAATACTACAGCTAAAACAATTAAAAATAAAATATGATCGTAAGCATTAAAGTCTAACACGTGGTTAAGACCCATTTTAAAATATAAAATAAAATCGTCCATTTTTGTTGAATTTAGAGGAAAATCAAAGATATTAAAAACTTAAAACAACTCTAAATTATTTTAGAAACTATTATTATTGGTAAACCAAACTGGTTTACCAATAATAATATGGTTATATTTGTGTTGTTGGCTTGTTTTGAATTGGTTTAGTTATTTGTAAATCATCTAATTAGTCTCTAAAAAGTGCTGCTTTTGAACTAGTATTTACCATTTATTTATTTTTAAAATAATCTTTGATGAAAATGCAGTAACTTCTAATATTGTTGCAATAGGAGAAAAGTATGGTAAAATTGATGTACTTGTAAATAATGCAGGTGGTTTAGGAGGTAGATCTCGTTTCGAAGAAATGACTACAGAGTTTTATAAGTTTGTAATGGCTTTAAACTTAGATTCTACTTTTTATGCTTCTAGAGCAGCTATACCTTTCTTAAAGAAAAGTGATTATGCATCTATTATTAACTATACGTCTAATGCAGGTTGGAATGCTGGTGGACCAGAAGCAGGTATTTACGGTACTTCTAAAGCAGGTGTACACGCAATAACAAGAGCTTTAGCAAAAGATTTAGCAGAATATAGTATTAGAGTAAATGCAGTTTCTCCAGGAACTATAGATACTCCTTTTCACGCACAAATTAAATCAACAAAACCAGAAGTTTTTGCTTCTTGGGCAAACAATATTATGTTAGGTAGATTAGGACAACCAGAAGATGTTGCCGGTGTTGTATCTTTCTTAGCAGGTAAAGATTCAGCTTTCTTAACAGCAGAAACTATTCAAGTTGGTGGTGGACAAGCTTTAGGAATTTAAGAAATTATTTTTTTTGAATTTGAGTTTAAACCTCTCTAAAATTTATTTTAGGGAGGTTTATACTTTATTAGAAGATTTTCTTATAATTAATTCTGCATCAAGAATTTGCTTTCTTAATTCTTGTTTAATCGTTTTTTTATGAGTGTAGTTTAGAAAAGTTTCTGCAGCTAATTTACCTATTTGTTCACTGTGTTGGTTAACACTTGTTATGCTAGGTGTAACCATGTCTGTAAAAGGTTCATTTCCAAAACCAACCAATGCAATTTCTTCTGGCATTTTAATACCTTGTTCATTTAATACTTGTAATGCACCCAAAGCGGCATAATCACCAGCAACATAAACTGCATCTGGTCTATTTTTTAATTTTAAGAGTTCTTGCATTTTCTCTCTTCCATTTTCAATAGAGAGATTCGTTTCAATCAACAACTCATCATCCAAAGGTAAATTGTGTTTTTTTAATGCATCAATATAACCTCTAATTCTGTTGTTATAAATTCTTGTTCTTTTGTAACCACCTATATGCGCAATTCTTTTGCATCCTTGTGCTAACAAGTGTTCTACTATTACATGGCTACTATTATAATCATCAATACCAATATAATCTACATTTAAATCGTTCTCACCTCTATCAAACAATATTAATGGTATTCCTTTAGATTTAATCTTTTCATAATACTGTAAGTCTACAGTTTCATTGGCCATAGAAGCAATAATACCATCTACTTGTGTAAAAAGAAGTGTATCTATACTATCACATTCTTTTTTATAAGATTCGTTAGATTGGGTTATTATTATATTATAGCCTTTACTGTTTAAAACATGTTCTATATTTTGAATAACAGAAGAGAAAAAATTACTATTTGTTCTAGGTACAATAACGCCAACCAAATTTGATTTACCGCTTCTTAATGCACTTGCCAAATGATTTGGTTGATAATTTAAATTTTCGGCAACTTGTCTTACTGCCTTTTTAGTTTTTTCGCTAATTCTAGAATCGTTATGTAGTGCTTTAGAAACTGCTGCTGCAGAGATATTAAGCACGTTAGCAATATCTTTTATAGTAGTTTTCTTTTTTTTATTCAAATTTTATCTATATTTGCTTAAACGTTTAAGCAAATATAGAACGATAATATTAATAATCAAAATAGACTATTAGCAGTCTCTATTTTGATTTTATTTTAAAAGATTGGTTAAACGTTTAAGCAATTAACAATTAAATAAAAAATTACAGTAAAAATGGGTAAAGTAGTAACTTTCGGAGAAATTATGTTAAGATTGGCTCCACAAGGGTTTTTAAGATTTTCACAAGCAAATAATTTTGATGTTGTTTATGGTGGTGGTGAGTCTAACGTAGCAGTTTCTTTAGCAAACTATGGTGTAGATGTAGATTTTGTAACTCGTTTACCAAAAAATGATATTGGTGAGTGTGCAATGATGGAGATGAGAAAACGTGGTGTAAATGTTGATAAAATAGTTTGGGGTGGAGACCGTTTAGGGATTTACTTTTTAGAAACAGGTGCAGTATCAAGAGGATCTAAAGTAGTTTATGATAGAGCACATTCTGCTATTGCAGAAATAGAATCTGGTATGATCGATTGGGATGCTGTTTTTGATGGTGTAGAGTGGTTTCATTGGACAGGTATTACACCAGCAATTTCGCAAGGTTCTGCAGATGTTTGTTTAGAAGCCGTAAAAGCTGCAAGCGCTAAAGGAATTACGATTTCTACAGATTTAAATTACAGAGCAAAACTTTGGAAATTTTGTGATGATGCACATAGAGAAAAAATTATGACAGAGTTAACTTCTTACTGTGATATAGTTTTAGGAAATGAAGAAGATGCAGAAATGCATTTTGGTATTAAGCCAGAAGGAATCTCTGTACAAACAGAAGGACATAACGTAAAAGCAGAAGCTTTTTTATCTGTATGTGAGCAAATGATGGAAAAGTTTCCAAGAGCTAAAAAAGTAATTACAACTTTAAGAGGTTCAATTTCTGCATCTCATAATACATGGGCAGGAGTTTTATATGATGGTAAAACATTATACCAAACACGTCAATACCAAATTACAGATATTGTAGATAGAGTTGGTGGTGGAGATTCATTTATGGGAGGTTTAATCTACGGATTATTAAAATATCCAGAAGATGATCAAAATGCATTAGATTTTGCCGTTGCAGCTTCTTGTTTAAAGCATACTATTAAAGGAGATGCTAACTTAGCAACAGTTGCCGAAGTAGAAAAATTAATGGGTGGTGATGCATCTGGTAGAGTAGCTAGATAAAAATTAGTATTATTATTTGAATTTAATTGAGTTCTTAAGATAGTAGTTTTAGGAACTCAATTTTAATTAAAAAAAAGAAATAAAATGGCACAATATACAAGATTAGAAGTGGCGCAAGTAATGAAAGATACAGGTATGGTTCCTTTATTTTTTCATAATGATATAGAAGTAAGTAAAAAAGTTTTAAAAGCTTGTTATAATGGTGGTGCTCGATTAATGGAGTTTACTGCTAGAGGAGATTTTGCCCATGAAGTTTTTGGTGAACTTACAAAATACGCAATAAAAGAATTACCAGGAATGATTATGGGAGTAGGTTCTGTTACCGATGGTGCAGCAGCTTCTTTATACATGTCTTTGGGTGCAAACTTTATTGTAACACCGGTTTTAAGAGAAGATATTGCAATAGCTTGTAATAGAAAGAAAGTATTATGGTCTCCTGGTTGTGGTACATTATCAGAAATTGCTAAAGCAGAAGAATTAGGTTGCGAAATAGTAAAATTATTTCCAGGTGATATCTACGGACCTCAATTTGTTAAAGGTATTAAGGGGCCACAACCTTGGACGAGCATTATGCCAACAGGTGGAGTATCTCCAACAAAAGAAAATTTAGAAGGATGGTTTAATGCAGGTGTAACTTGTGTTGGTATGGGTTCTAAATTAATGGCAAAAGATGCAGATGGGAATTTTGATTATGAAAAAATAGAAAGTAAAACAAAAGGAGCTTTAGATATTATTAAAGAACTTAGAAAATAATAGTATTTTTAATCTTTTAAATATAAACCCTTCAATATTTAAAATTGAAGGGTTCTTTTTTTTATGAAAAATAACTCAGCAATTTCTTATATGATATTTAGTGTTATTGCATTTGCAATAATGAATGCTATTATAAAATATCTTACAATATTTAATGTATATCAGGTAGTTTTTTTTAGATCAATAGGTACATTGTGTTTTACAATACCTCTAATTTTAAAACAGAAAACATCATTTTTAGGAAATAATAAAAAATTGTTATTCTTAAGAGCTTTTTTTGGTGTTATTTCTATTACTTGTTTTTTTCAATCATTAAATTATTTAGCCGTTGGTACTGCAGTTTCTTTAAGATATACATCGCCAATTTTTGCTGCAATTTTTGCTGCAATATTTTTAAAAGAAAAAGTAAAAAAAATACAATGGTTACTATTTTTTATTGCGTTTTTAGGGGTATTAATTATAAAAGGATTTGGTGTAGATGTAAATACAATTGGGTTATTATTAATTATAACATCAGCTATATTTTTAGGTTTAATTTTTGTAATAATTCGTAAAATAGGTAATTCAGAAAATCCTTTAGTAATTATAAATTATTTTATGATTTTGGCCTTTGTTTTTGGAGGTATTATGTCTATTGATAATTGGATTATGCCAAATAATTTACAGTGGCTTTTATTACTTAGTTCGGGTGTTTTTGGTTATATCGGACAACTGTATATGACCAAAGCTTTTCAGTCTAACGAAACAAACCTTGTAGCGCCATTAAAATACTTAGAGGTAATAGCAATGATAGTTATTGGTAGTATATGGTTTGATGAAGTTTACAATTTATGGTCTTTGCTAGGAGTCTTTTTAATATTAGTAGGCCTCATTTATAATATTTATCTAAAGAGAAAAATTTCATAAAAAAACCTCAACTTTTAAAGTTGAGGTTTTTTGTTTTGTACTCAAGGTGGGAATCGAACCCACACTCCCGAAAGAACTGGATTTTGAATCCAGCGCGTCTACCAATTCCGCCACTTGAGCATTACTAATTGCGATTGCAAATGTATTAAATTATTTTATTTTAAAGTATATAAATTAATTTCAAACTAAATAAATAATTTCTACTTTTGTGCCCTTACAACAACACAATCTAAATAACAACTAAATGCCTACAAATCAATTAGCACCAAAACTTTTTGCCTGCAGACAAAGTACAGTTTTGGCAGAAAAAATTGCAAAAGAATACAATACAACACTAGGAAAAGTTAAAACAACATACTTTAGCGACGGAGAATTTCAGCCAGCATTCGAAGAATCTGTTAGAGGAAGAAGAGTATTTATAATAGGTTCTACTTTTCCTAACGCAGATAATTTAATGGAAATGTTGTTAATGTTAGATGCTGCTAAAAGAGCATCTGCAAGACACATTACTGCTGTAATGCCATATTTTGGTTGGGCAAGACAAGATAGAAAAGATCAACCAAGAGTTGCAATTGGTGCAAAATTGGTAGCAAACCTATTACAATCTGCAGGTGCTACTAGAATAATGACAATGGATTTACACGCAGATCAAATTCAAGGTTTTTTCGAAAAGCCAGTAGATCATCTTTTTGCGTCAACTATTTTTATGCCATATATAAATAGTTTAAAATTAGAAAACTTAACAATAGCATCACCAGATATGGGAGGTTCTAAGAGAGCATACGCATATTCTAAACACTTACATTCTGATGTTGTAATATGTTACAAGCAACGTAAAAAAGCAAATGTAATTTCTCATATGGAGTTAATTGGTGATGTAAAAGGTAAAAATGTTATTCTTGTTGATGATATGATAGATACTGGAGGAACATTAGCACATGCAGCAGATTTAATGATGAAAAGAGGTGCTTTAAGTGTACGTGCAATATGTACACATCCTATACTTTCTGGCGGTGCGTACGAGAAAATAGAAAACTCTGGTTTAACAGAATTAATAGTTTCTGATACAATTCCTCTAAAAAAGGAGACTTCAAAAATAAAAGTTGTATCTTGCGCGCCCTTATTCGCTGATGTTATGCACAAA from Polaribacter marinaquae encodes the following:
- a CDS encoding HupE/UreJ family protein: MDDFILYFKMGLNHVLDFNAYDHILFLIVLAVVFSFNQLKKVLWLVTLFTIGHSITLALSAYGILNIDMKLIEFLIPVTIFITGVINVFTAKKSSYGKENTNLVFALFFGLIHGLGFSNYFKMMIGKEDDKLMPLLEFAVGIEAAQIIIVLGILIIGTLLQNFFKVTRRDWILVCSSIVIGFSIQMMLDRVFW
- a CDS encoding sugar kinase → MGKVVTFGEIMLRLAPQGFLRFSQANNFDVVYGGGESNVAVSLANYGVDVDFVTRLPKNDIGECAMMEMRKRGVNVDKIVWGGDRLGIYFLETGAVSRGSKVVYDRAHSAIAEIESGMIDWDAVFDGVEWFHWTGITPAISQGSADVCLEAVKAASAKGITISTDLNYRAKLWKFCDDAHREKIMTELTSYCDIVLGNEEDAEMHFGIKPEGISVQTEGHNVKAEAFLSVCEQMMEKFPRAKKVITTLRGSISASHNTWAGVLYDGKTLYQTRQYQITDIVDRVGGGDSFMGGLIYGLLKYPEDDQNALDFAVAASCLKHTIKGDANLATVAEVEKLMGGDASGRVAR
- a CDS encoding LacI family DNA-binding transcriptional regulator: MNKKKKTTIKDIANVLNISAAAVSKALHNDSRISEKTKKAVRQVAENLNYQPNHLASALRSGKSNLVGVIVPRTNSNFFSSVIQNIEHVLNSKGYNIIITQSNESYKKECDSIDTLLFTQVDGIIASMANETVDLQYYEKIKSKGIPLILFDRGENDLNVDYIGIDDYNSSHVIVEHLLAQGCKRIAHIGGYKRTRIYNNRIRGYIDALKKHNLPLDDELLIETNLSIENGREKMQELLKLKNRPDAVYVAGDYAALGALQVLNEQGIKMPEEIALVGFGNEPFTDMVTPSITSVNQHSEQIGKLAAETFLNYTHKKTIKQELRKQILDAELIIRKSSNKV
- a CDS encoding deoxycytidylate deaminase, producing MTEKKQLKYDKAYLRMALEWGKLSHCKRKQVGALIVKDRMIISDGFNGTPTGFDNCCEDDNGDTKWEVLHAEANAILKVASSTQSAKGATLYITLSPCTQCSKLIHQAGIKRVVYANAYKDLSGLKFLEKAGVELMNLPYE
- a CDS encoding bifunctional 4-hydroxy-2-oxoglutarate aldolase/2-dehydro-3-deoxy-phosphogluconate aldolase codes for the protein MAQYTRLEVAQVMKDTGMVPLFFHNDIEVSKKVLKACYNGGARLMEFTARGDFAHEVFGELTKYAIKELPGMIMGVGSVTDGAAASLYMSLGANFIVTPVLREDIAIACNRKKVLWSPGCGTLSEIAKAEELGCEIVKLFPGDIYGPQFVKGIKGPQPWTSIMPTGGVSPTKENLEGWFNAGVTCVGMGSKLMAKDADGNFDYEKIESKTKGALDIIKELRK
- a CDS encoding ribose-phosphate pyrophosphokinase; the encoded protein is MPTNQLAPKLFACRQSTVLAEKIAKEYNTTLGKVKTTYFSDGEFQPAFEESVRGRRVFIIGSTFPNADNLMEMLLMLDAAKRASARHITAVMPYFGWARQDRKDQPRVAIGAKLVANLLQSAGATRIMTMDLHADQIQGFFEKPVDHLFASTIFMPYINSLKLENLTIASPDMGGSKRAYAYSKHLHSDVVICYKQRKKANVISHMELIGDVKGKNVILVDDMIDTGGTLAHAADLMMKRGALSVRAICTHPILSGGAYEKIENSGLTELIVSDTIPLKKETSKIKVVSCAPLFADVMHKVQDNTSISGQFLM
- a CDS encoding DMT family transporter, which encodes MKNNSAISYMIFSVIAFAIMNAIIKYLTIFNVYQVVFFRSIGTLCFTIPLILKQKTSFLGNNKKLLFLRAFFGVISITCFFQSLNYLAVGTAVSLRYTSPIFAAIFAAIFLKEKVKKIQWLLFFIAFLGVLIIKGFGVDVNTIGLLLIITSAIFLGLIFVIIRKIGNSENPLVIINYFMILAFVFGGIMSIDNWIMPNNLQWLLLLSSGVFGYIGQLYMTKAFQSNETNLVAPLKYLEVIAMIVIGSIWFDEVYNLWSLLGVFLILVGLIYNIYLKRKIS
- a CDS encoding S41 family peptidase; protein product: MNKKNLPLFLAVAVVFGILIGLSFGGNSSSLMSFSKSSSQEQKIKKLINFIENDYVDKVSTDSLLDGAITQMLGKLDPHSVYIPKENLQAVKENMQGNFVGIGVQFRMISDSITVIQPIKGGPSIKAGIKAGDRILMANQDTLFGQNMFNKFGVNVFANKVPEYLKGEPGTKVELQIYRKSTDSIFTVDVTRGKVNIKSVDLSYMINDSIGYIKLDRFARNTYSEFKSSLNSLIDDGMTDLVLDLRGNGGGFIDIANSIVDEFLEDDKLIVFTKDNKGDIDESFATSKGDFEKGGLYVLIDENSASASEIVAGALQDNDKGTIIGRRSFGKGLVQIEMDLGDGSAVRLTTARYYTPTGRSIQKPYSGNGNSNYYKDYQERINRGELLNKDSIKVVDSLSFKTPKGKIVYGGGGIIPDVFVAVDTTSYMNRYYFNTINDFAFDYVDNNRKELSTWNIESFINDFDTDDKIYNTYLSEIKDKIKPSFRTKQSIKKYLKASIANVLFGDVGFYRIIHKDDKMLQKVLELETNNE
- a CDS encoding UDP-2,3-diacylglucosamine diphosphatase, with amino-acid sequence MISITTANNKKVYFASDQHLGAPTAEASFPREQRFVNWLNTIKKDAEAIFLLGDLFDFWFEYKTVVPKGFVRVLGKLAEIKDAGTPIYFFVGNHDLWMNDYFEKELNIPVFHSPQEFKINNKVFLIGHGDGLGPGDKGYKRMKKVFTFPLFKWMFRWLHPDLGVKLGQYMSVKNKMISGDEDAKFLGEDNEWLVQYCKKKLTQKHYDYFVFGHRHLPLEIKLKENSTYINLGDWIQYFTFGEFENETLSLKKD